In Subdoligranulum variabile, the genomic stretch GCTGAACTGATCCTGGCCTGGAACGCCCCGCTCATGACGCTGGCTGTTTACAGCTGCATCCTGATTATCTCCTGGCTGGGCGCCCGTCTGATCGTTCTGTCCGGCGCCACCAGCTTCACCACCGGTGACCTGATGAGCATGCTGAGCTACTGCATGAACATCCTCATGAGCTTGATGATGCTCTCCATGGTCTTTGTCATGATCACCATGTCCGCCGCTTCCGCCAAACGTGTCGCCGAAGTCCTGGATGAGAAGTCCGACCTGACCAACGGTGAGAATCCTGTGACGGAAGTCAAGGACGGTGCCGTCAAGTTCAACAACGTCAGCTTTGCCTACAAGAAGGATGGCGAAAAGGCGCTGGAAAATATCAACCTGGACATCAAGTCCGGTGAGACGGTGGGCGTCATCGGCGGTACCGGTTCTGCCAAGTCCAGCCTGGTGCAGCTGCTGCCCCGTCTGTACGACGTGACCGAAGGCAGTGTGGAGGTCGGCGGTGTGGACGTGCGCAAGTACGACCTCGAGACCCTGCGAAACAGCGTGGCCATGGTGCTGCAGAAGAACGAACTGTTCAGCGGTACCATCGCCGAGAACCTGCGCTGGGGCAATCCCCACGCCACCGATGCCGAGATCGAGGAAGCCTGCAAGCAGGCCTGCGCCGACGAGTTCATCGAGCGTTTCCCCGACAAGTATGAAACCTACATCGAGCAGGGCGGTACCAACGTGTCCGGTGGCCAGAAGCAGCGTCTGTGCATTGCCCGTGCGCTGCTGAAGAAGCCCAAGATCCTGATCCTGGACGACTCCACCTCCGCGGTGGATACGGCTACCGATGCCAAGATCCGCCACAGCTTTGCCGAGAAGATTCCCGGCACCACCGTCTTCATCATTGCCCAGCGTATCTCCAGCGTAGAGAACGCCGATCACGTTCTGGTACTGGACAACGGCCGCATCAGCGGCTACGATACGCCGGAAAATCTGCTCAAGACCAATGCGATCTATCAGGAAGTCTACAACAACCAGACCAAAGGCTCCGGAGACTTCGACGAGAAAGGGGGCGAGGCGTAATGGCACAGCAGGCTAAATTGGTGGGCCCCGGCCGCAACCACGGCCCGCGTCCCAAGGTGGAAAACCCCGGCAAGATCCTCAAGCGCATTCTTGCCTATGTCATGCACCGCTATAAGTTCCCGGTTATTGCCGTGCTCTGCTGCATCTTCATCAGCGTCTTCGCCCAGGTACAAGGTACCTTGTTCATGCAGACCCTGATCGACGGTTACATCACGCCCATGCTGACCGAGAAGAGCAACGACTTCTCCGGCCTGATCCGGGCCATCACCCGCGTGGCAGTGTTCTACGCCATCGGCATTCTGGCCATCTTCCTGCAGAACCGCACGATGGCCCGCGTCACCCAGGGCACGCTGAAGAATCTGCGTGATGAGATGTTCACCCACATGCAGACGCTGCCCATCAAGTATTTCGACACCCATGCCCACGGCGACATCATGTCGATCTACACCAACGATACCGATACCCTGCGCCAGATGATCAGCCAGAGTCTGCCGCAGCTGGTCAATACCTGCATCACGGTGGTCAGCGTGCTGATCTCCATGCTGGTGCTCAGCCCGGCCCTGACGGTGGTGGCCCTGCTCATGGTGGGTGTCATGCTGCTCTGCACCAAGTTCCTCACCGGCCGTTCCGGCAAGTTCTTCGTGGATCAGCAGCGGGAACTGGGCCGTGTCAACGGATACATTGAAGAGATGATGAACGGCCAGAAGGTCGTCAAGGTCTTCTGCCATGAGGAAGCTGCTATCGAGCGGTTCGACGAACTCAACGACGAACTGTTCCACAGCGCCGACAAGGCCAACGCCTTCTCTCTGGTGGCCATGCCTGTGAACGGCCAGCTGGGCAACCTGAGCTATGTGCTCTGCGCCATCATCGGCGGTGCCCTGGCCATCAACGGTTTCGGCGGCCTGACGCTGGGCAAGCTGGCCAGCTTCCTGGTACTGACCCGCAACTTCAACCAGCCCATCACCCAGATCTCCATGCAGCTGA encodes the following:
- a CDS encoding ABC transporter ATP-binding protein; translation: MFKTLGRETKGFRLVSILTPICMIGEVIMEMIIPKLMATIVDDGVTAGNMDVIYSVGAKMLVAAIIGLLVGILGAMFGSHAATGFARNLRRGMFRNIQTFSFANIDKYSTAGLVTRMTTDVTNIQNAYQMLLRMAIRAPASMIVALIMSFTINAQLASVYLVAVVLLGCALMYIMVHATNYFTGAFRKYDDLNESVQENVSAIRVVKAYVREKFEGEKFRKASENVRQLLMRAELILAWNAPLMTLAVYSCILIISWLGARLIVLSGATSFTTGDLMSMLSYCMNILMSLMMLSMVFVMITMSAASAKRVAEVLDEKSDLTNGENPVTEVKDGAVKFNNVSFAYKKDGEKALENINLDIKSGETVGVIGGTGSAKSSLVQLLPRLYDVTEGSVEVGGVDVRKYDLETLRNSVAMVLQKNELFSGTIAENLRWGNPHATDAEIEEACKQACADEFIERFPDKYETYIEQGGTNVSGGQKQRLCIARALLKKPKILILDDSTSAVDTATDAKIRHSFAEKIPGTTVFIIAQRISSVENADHVLVLDNGRISGYDTPENLLKTNAIYQEVYNNQTKGSGDFDEKGGEA
- a CDS encoding ABC transporter ATP-binding protein, whose amino-acid sequence is MAQQAKLVGPGRNHGPRPKVENPGKILKRILAYVMHRYKFPVIAVLCCIFISVFAQVQGTLFMQTLIDGYITPMLTEKSNDFSGLIRAITRVAVFYAIGILAIFLQNRTMARVTQGTLKNLRDEMFTHMQTLPIKYFDTHAHGDIMSIYTNDTDTLRQMISQSLPQLVNTCITVVSVLISMLVLSPALTVVALLMVGVMLLCTKFLTGRSGKFFVDQQRELGRVNGYIEEMMNGQKVVKVFCHEEAAIERFDELNDELFHSADKANAFSLVAMPVNGQLGNLSYVLCAIIGGALAINGFGGLTLGKLASFLVLTRNFNQPITQISMQLNSVVMALAGGQRIFALLDEKPEVNEGDITLVYAKYQPDNSVTEASEPTGTWAWKKTDANGQSTYTELKGDIVFKDVDFGYDPGKIVLHDINLYGRPGQKIAFVGSTGAGKTTITNLINRFYDIQKGQILYDGHDIKSIEKDALRSSLGIVLQDTHLFTGTVMENIRYGRLTATDEECIAAARLANADGFIKHLPDGYNTMLTGDGTNLSQGQRQLLAIARAAVADPPVLILDEATSSIDTRTEKLVQDGMDGLMYGRTTFVIAHRLSTVRNSDCIMVLEQGRIIERGTHDELIAQKGRYYRLYTGNFAENS